The Papaver somniferum cultivar HN1 chromosome 3, ASM357369v1, whole genome shotgun sequence genome includes a region encoding these proteins:
- the LOC113360204 gene encoding uncharacterized protein LOC113360204 gives MLVLLEVVGLRPQVLVWPFPQRAYADLNEKWQLVVLLQHFKVLSSSSRKQFLNLHVSLVYCLMYYVSCSLYISKERENKSWFTTPKHLIWDGYMSYKELHQRIYSLEIFRSQFVRNEKISRAN, from the exons ATGCTCGTG CTGTTAGAGGTCGTAGGACTGCGACCACAGGTTTTGGTTTGGCCTTTTCCTCAGAGAGCCTATGCAGATCTTAATGAGAAATGGCAGTTGGTTGTTCTCCTTCAGCACTTCAAAGT GCTGAGTTCATCCAGTCGTAAGCAGTTCTTGAATCTTCATGTAAGTCTTGTATATTGTCTTATGTACTATGTTAGCTGCAGTTTGTATATTTCAAAGGAGCGTGAGAATAAATCTTGGTTCACTACACCAAAACATCTGATTTGGGACGGATATATGAGTTACAAAGAACTTCACCAACGCATATATTCGTTGGAAATATTTCGTAGCCAATTTGTCCGCAACGAGAAAATCAGTAGGGCAAATTAA